Proteins co-encoded in one Gossypium arboreum isolate Shixiya-1 chromosome 11, ASM2569848v2, whole genome shotgun sequence genomic window:
- the LOC108483579 gene encoding transcription factor ABORTED MICROSPORES-like yields MAPFTVLLMVVFFVFTLSHAPFLIVEPELGSTAQDTVSNLPDSDPRTTTITILLSGDRPGSEPAAKLVDFKPGGVPETDSDVVSVPWESTSFRPVNRYFSRYHHRFRPLNSRFHKKRYISYGDDMILSDERTRFEPELRRSVRQVQPSWSEFPGGVAESKVPVDFMKTHHHVHVHYLGDDQHQHQHHHHHYHHQHRRHHHHRRHNGEDKSGKVEEHVGGSLKRLTKFFIHF; encoded by the coding sequence atggctCCATTTACTGTTTTGTTAATGGTTGTTTTCTTTGTGTTCACCTTGTCTCACGCCCCTTTTTTGATAGTTGAACCGGAACTTGGCTCCACCGCCCAAGATACTGTCTCGAATTTACCCGATTCCGACCCGAGAACCACAACAATCACCATCCTTCTCTCTGGAGATAGACCCGGGTCCGAACCCGCCGCCAAATTAGTTGATTTCAAGCCCGGTGGTGTCCCGGAAACCGACTCCGACGTAGTCTCCGTTCCTTGGGAGAGTACCAGTTTTCGTCCCGTTAACCGGTACTTCTCACGGTACCACCACAGGTTCCGGCCTTTGAACTCACGGTTCCACAAGAAGCGCTATATTTCATACGGCGATGATATGATACTGTCCGACGAGAGAACACGTTTTGAACCGGAGTTACGCCGCTCCGTTCGCCAGGTCCAGCCGAGTTGGTCCGAGTTTCCCGGTGGCGTTGCCGAGTCCAAGGTGCCAGTAGATTTCATGAAGACTCATCACCACGTCCACGTACATTATCTTGGTGACGATCAGCATCAGCATCAGCACCACCACCACCACTATCACCATCAACACCGCCGCCACCATCACCACCGCCGCCATAACGGAGAGGACAAAAGTGGTAAAGTAGAAGAGCACGTGGGTGGCTCCTTGAAGAGATTAACCAAATTTTTTATCCATTTTTGA